In the genome of Palaemon carinicauda isolate YSFRI2023 chromosome 20, ASM3689809v2, whole genome shotgun sequence, one region contains:
- the LOC137614492 gene encoding uncharacterized protein, producing MKDYTAGSTITGSTPLGTRYKEHLVDGIHSYGKFTDCSATFHYWDDWYLIDLGSMRTIREIKFLIENYSTTIYLKDYKFRIGDHPVPGGDFSSYTQFAFYSEPLGPDKFIVLTRDPPIIGRYVSIQRWSDRSICNPAGGTINVKCHINICHLEIR from the coding sequence ATGAAGGACTATACCGCTGGCTCAACTATCACAGGTTCAACCCCCTTAGGCACGAGATATAAGGAGCATCTTGTTGATGGAATCCACAGTTATGGAAAGTTTACTGACTGTTCTGCTACTTTTCATTACTGGGATGATTGGTATCTGATCGACCTGGGCAGTATGCGTACCATTCGTGAAATTAAGTTCTTGATAGAAAACTACTCCACAACTATTTACCTTAAAGATTACAAGTTTCGAATTGGAGATCACCCCGTGCCGGGAGGTGACTTCTCGTCCTACACACAATTTGCCTTTTACAGTGAACCTTTGGGGCCTGACAAATTCATTGTTCTGACTCGAGATCCACCGATAATTGGCCGTTATGTGTCGAtacagagatggagtgatagaagCATATGTAACCCGGCTGGGGGCACCATCAATGTAAAATGCCATATCAACATCTGCCATCTGGAAATACGTTAG